In Streptomyces sp. NBC_00091, the following proteins share a genomic window:
- a CDS encoding EamA family transporter: MSTSTPTESTAADAPRRRTTGAVWTALALVYVVWGSTYLGIRIVVQTMPPFLSAGARFITAGLVLAAIVAWRFGPAALRVTRAQLRSTVLVGLLLILGGNGLVVLAETAVPSGLAALLVAAVPMWVVVLRAGTGDRPQPRTLAGVLVGLAGLAVLTSPGLSGEVRLWGVLLVLAASVLWSLGSFSASKLPMPGNPFTGAAYQMVAGGVAGVVVGLLRGEQRGLDLGAFSTASWVALGYLVLIGSVVGFTAYAWLLQAAPLSLVATYAYVNPVVAVALGALILDEALTLPIALGGAIVVAAVGVIVSTERRR, translated from the coding sequence ATGAGCACCTCAACACCGACGGAGAGCACGGCGGCTGACGCCCCGCGCCGCAGGACCACCGGGGCCGTGTGGACCGCGCTCGCGCTCGTGTACGTCGTCTGGGGGTCGACCTACCTCGGCATCCGGATCGTCGTCCAGACCATGCCGCCCTTCCTCTCCGCCGGGGCCCGCTTCATCACCGCCGGCCTGGTGCTGGCCGCGATCGTCGCCTGGCGGTTCGGGCCGGCCGCGCTCCGGGTCACCCGGGCGCAGCTCCGCTCGACCGTCCTGGTGGGGCTGCTGCTGATCCTGGGCGGCAACGGGCTGGTCGTGCTGGCCGAGACCGCGGTGCCGTCCGGGCTGGCAGCGCTGCTGGTGGCGGCGGTGCCGATGTGGGTGGTGGTGTTGCGGGCGGGCACCGGGGACCGGCCGCAGCCGCGCACCCTGGCCGGGGTGCTGGTGGGCCTGGCCGGGCTGGCGGTGCTGACCAGCCCGGGGCTCAGCGGGGAGGTGCGGCTGTGGGGCGTGCTGCTGGTGCTGGCGGCCTCGGTGCTGTGGTCGCTGGGCTCGTTCTCGGCGTCGAAGCTGCCGATGCCGGGCAATCCCTTCACGGGCGCCGCGTACCAGATGGTCGCGGGCGGGGTCGCCGGGGTGGTCGTGGGGCTGCTGCGCGGCGAGCAGCGCGGGCTGGACCTCGGCGCCTTCTCCACCGCCTCCTGGGTGGCCCTGGGCTACCTCGTGCTGATCGGGTCGGTCGTCGGTTTCACCGCGTACGCGTGGCTGCTCCAGGCGGCGCCGCTGTCGCTGGTGGCCACGTACGCGTACGTCAATCCGGTCGTCGCCGTCGCGCTCGGCGCGCTGATCCTGGACGAGGCGCTGACCCTGCCGATCGCGCTCGGCGGCGCGATCGTGGTGGCGGCGGTGGGCGTGATCGTCAGTACGGAACGCCGGAGGTAG
- a CDS encoding GntR family transcriptional regulator, producing MTFGEQPAYLRVAGDLRRKIVDGSLPPHARLPSQARIREEYGVSDTVALEARKVLMAEGLVEGRSGSGTYVREQPEPRRVARSGYRAAGASTPFRQEQAEAGARGTWDSSSEQAAAPAGIAERLGIEPGDRVMRTRYVFRDAGEAMMLSTSWEPLAVTGRTPVMLPEEGPLGGSGVVDRMAAIDVVVDNVVEEVGARPGLAEEIMSLGGVPGHVVLVVSRTYFASGRAVETADVVVPADRFRLSYHLPVR from the coding sequence GTGACTTTCGGTGAGCAGCCGGCCTATCTGCGCGTCGCCGGGGATCTGCGACGGAAGATCGTCGATGGGTCCCTGCCCCCGCACGCCCGGCTCCCTTCCCAGGCCCGGATCCGCGAGGAGTACGGGGTCTCCGACACCGTGGCGCTGGAGGCGCGCAAGGTCCTCATGGCGGAGGGGCTCGTCGAGGGCCGCTCCGGGTCCGGTACGTACGTACGGGAGCAGCCCGAGCCGCGCCGGGTCGCCCGCTCCGGGTATCGCGCGGCCGGGGCTTCGACGCCGTTCCGCCAGGAGCAGGCGGAGGCGGGCGCGCGCGGCACGTGGGACTCCAGCAGCGAGCAGGCGGCCGCGCCGGCCGGGATCGCGGAGCGGCTGGGCATCGAGCCGGGGGACCGGGTCATGCGCACCCGGTACGTGTTCCGCGACGCGGGGGAGGCGATGATGCTCTCCACCTCCTGGGAGCCCCTCGCCGTGACCGGCCGGACCCCGGTGATGCTGCCCGAGGAGGGGCCGCTGGGCGGCTCGGGGGTGGTGGACCGGATGGCCGCGATCGACGTGGTCGTGGACAACGTGGTCGAGGAGGTCGGCGCCCGGCCGGGCCTGGCCGAGGAGATCATGTCGCTGGGCGGGGTCCCGGGGCACGTGGTCCTGGTGGTGAGCCGTACGTACTTCGCGTCCGGCCGCGCGGTGGAGACGGCGGACGTGGTCGTCCCGGCGGACCGGTTCCGGCTCTCGTACCACCTCCCCGTCCGGTAG
- a CDS encoding threonine synthase — protein sequence MTHALPGYLCPEDGTRADVRTGPWCCPLCGGPWDLDFTPDPATALDPAAGPHSLWRYAAALPLPGAFSVSLSEGHTPLVPLAERIHAKLDYLMPTLSFKDRGAVMLAELARRLAPERVIADSSGNAGTSVAAYCARAGLSCEVFVPEGTSEKKTEQMRAHGAAVRLVPGGREATAKAARAAADAPGVFYASHVFNPYFLHGTKTYAYEIWEALGGRLPEVLVLPVGNGTLLLGAALAVEELARRGVRPPALIAVQSAAVAPLAAAFAAGAEDAGPVPQLPTLAEGIAIPAPPRARQILAAVRKSGGTFLTVPDDRLREAQRDLARRGLFVEPTAAACWAAVGPAAPGDPLQGRTAVLPLCGAGAKTGLAP from the coding sequence ATGACGCACGCACTTCCTGGATACCTCTGCCCCGAGGACGGCACGCGCGCGGACGTGCGAACGGGCCCCTGGTGCTGTCCGCTCTGCGGCGGCCCCTGGGACCTCGACTTCACACCCGATCCGGCCACCGCGCTGGATCCGGCGGCCGGCCCCCACTCGCTGTGGCGGTACGCGGCCGCGCTGCCGCTGCCGGGGGCGTTCTCGGTCTCGCTCTCGGAGGGGCACACCCCGCTGGTGCCGCTGGCGGAGCGGATTCACGCCAAACTCGACTACCTGATGCCGACGCTGTCCTTCAAGGACCGGGGCGCGGTCATGCTCGCCGAGCTGGCCCGGCGGCTGGCCCCGGAGCGGGTGATCGCGGACAGCAGCGGCAACGCGGGGACCTCCGTGGCGGCGTACTGCGCGCGGGCCGGGCTGAGTTGTGAAGTTTTCGTGCCCGAGGGCACCTCCGAGAAGAAGACGGAGCAGATGCGGGCGCACGGAGCGGCCGTACGCCTCGTCCCGGGCGGCCGGGAGGCCACCGCGAAGGCCGCCCGGGCGGCGGCGGACGCGCCGGGGGTCTTCTACGCCAGCCACGTCTTCAACCCGTACTTCCTGCACGGCACGAAGACGTACGCGTACGAGATCTGGGAGGCCCTCGGCGGCCGGCTGCCGGAGGTGCTCGTCCTGCCCGTGGGCAACGGCACCCTGCTGCTGGGCGCCGCGCTGGCGGTGGAGGAGCTGGCCCGGCGCGGGGTACGGCCGCCCGCGCTGATCGCGGTGCAGTCGGCGGCGGTGGCCCCGCTGGCCGCCGCCTTCGCGGCGGGGGCCGAGGACGCCGGACCGGTACCGCAGCTGCCCACCCTGGCGGAGGGCATCGCGATCCCGGCCCCGCCGCGGGCCCGGCAGATCCTGGCGGCGGTGCGCAAGTCCGGCGGCACCTTCCTGACGGTCCCGGACGACCGGCTGCGCGAGGCCCAGCGGGACCTGGCCCGGCGCGGCCTCTTCGTGGAACCGACGGCCGCCGCCTGCTGGGCCGCAGTCGGCCCCGCCGCCCCCGGGGACCCCCTCCAGGGCCGCACGGCGGTCCTCCCGCTGTGCGGAGCCGGCGCGAAGACGGGGCTCGCGCCCTGA
- a CDS encoding isocitrate lyase/phosphoenolpyruvate mutase family protein, giving the protein MTTNLELAARATAFARLHTPAAPLALANAWDVASARVVEAAGAAAVATTSAGVAWSLGAPDGDALARDRALDLIARVAAAVSVPVTADIEGGFGADAAGVGETVTGVLAAGAVGINIEDGNRAPAEHAERLAAARAAADAAGVPLYINARVDTYLFGLGESATRLDETLSRAAAYLAAGATGVFVPGVTDPATVAELAKGIDAPLNVLVGPAAPSVAELGALGVARVSLGSWVAEAAYAVVRRATEELLAGGTYGALAQALPYGELNALLKG; this is encoded by the coding sequence ATGACCACCAACCTTGAACTCGCCGCCCGGGCCACCGCCTTCGCCCGGCTGCACACCCCCGCCGCGCCGCTCGCCCTCGCCAACGCCTGGGACGTCGCCAGTGCCCGCGTCGTCGAGGCGGCCGGGGCGGCCGCCGTGGCCACCACCAGCGCCGGAGTCGCCTGGTCCCTCGGGGCGCCCGACGGGGACGCCCTCGCCCGGGACCGGGCGCTGGACCTGATCGCCCGGGTGGCGGCCGCCGTCTCCGTGCCCGTCACCGCCGACATCGAGGGCGGCTTCGGCGCCGACGCCGCCGGGGTCGGCGAGACGGTCACCGGGGTACTGGCCGCCGGCGCGGTCGGCATCAACATCGAGGACGGCAACCGCGCCCCCGCCGAGCACGCGGAGCGGCTGGCCGCGGCCCGCGCCGCCGCCGACGCCGCCGGGGTCCCGCTGTACATCAACGCCCGCGTGGACACGTACCTCTTCGGCCTCGGCGAGAGCGCCACCCGCCTCGACGAGACCCTCTCCCGCGCCGCCGCGTACCTCGCCGCCGGCGCCACCGGCGTCTTCGTGCCCGGCGTCACCGACCCGGCCACCGTCGCGGAGCTGGCCAAGGGCATCGACGCCCCGCTCAACGTCCTCGTCGGCCCCGCCGCCCCGTCCGTCGCCGAGCTCGGCGCCCTCGGCGTGGCCCGCGTCAGCCTCGGCTCCTGGGTGGCCGAGGCCGCGTACGCCGTGGTCCGCCGCGCCACCGAGGAACTGCTGGCCGGCGGCACCTACGGCGCGCTCGCCCAGGCCCTGCCGTACGGCGAGCTGAACGCCCTGCTCAAGGGGTGA
- a CDS encoding DUF4190 domain-containing protein, whose translation MSTPPPQQPPVGPGHSWPPPSPPPVWGPPAYRHPPALNGLALASLLVGLLCFPPLGIVFGIVALVQIARKGERGRALAIVGLVVSVVMSAVLVAGAARFAGSFLGRLGEARELEHVEGQLTGMDELRPGDCFNVPGGDLLDESRFTYRVGCDQAHDAEVTSTTVLGPGGFPSRGKLKETATDTCWKAQDAYAMDTWALPSYAEMFYFAPSAESWQGGDRRLLCLIGTSTEEHRGSLRKDAGMLTPDQVTLLSALNAVDQALGRAPDAELDEELAQYRTWAREVDEVLAGEERTLQGAVSRPGTGPAAAAQLKEVAAARKEWQRASRVTRPADFQQAWDAALGLLSVDTEKALRGAYGLSTRVPEWLEGGPEGPGAGSGRGPSSESV comes from the coding sequence GTGAGCACCCCGCCCCCGCAGCAGCCCCCCGTCGGCCCCGGCCACTCCTGGCCCCCGCCGTCACCGCCGCCGGTGTGGGGGCCGCCCGCGTACCGGCACCCGCCCGCGCTCAACGGCTTGGCGCTGGCCTCGCTGCTGGTCGGGTTGCTGTGCTTCCCGCCGCTCGGGATCGTCTTCGGGATCGTGGCGCTGGTGCAGATCGCCCGCAAGGGGGAGCGGGGCCGGGCCCTCGCCATCGTGGGGCTGGTGGTCTCGGTGGTGATGTCCGCCGTACTGGTGGCCGGCGCCGCCCGGTTCGCCGGGTCCTTCCTGGGCCGGCTGGGCGAGGCGCGGGAGCTGGAGCACGTCGAGGGCCAGCTGACCGGGATGGACGAGCTGCGGCCGGGCGACTGCTTCAACGTCCCCGGCGGGGACCTCCTGGACGAGAGCCGCTTCACCTACCGGGTCGGCTGCGACCAGGCGCACGACGCCGAGGTGACCTCCACGACCGTGCTCGGCCCGGGCGGCTTCCCCAGCAGGGGCAAGCTCAAGGAGACCGCCACGGACACCTGCTGGAAGGCGCAGGACGCGTACGCGATGGACACCTGGGCGCTGCCCTCGTACGCGGAGATGTTCTACTTCGCCCCCTCGGCGGAGAGCTGGCAGGGCGGGGACCGGCGGCTCCTGTGCCTCATCGGCACGTCGACCGAGGAGCACCGGGGCAGTCTGCGCAAGGACGCGGGGATGCTGACGCCGGACCAGGTGACCCTGCTGAGCGCGCTGAACGCGGTGGACCAGGCGCTGGGGCGCGCGCCCGACGCGGAGCTCGACGAGGAGCTGGCGCAGTACCGCACCTGGGCGCGGGAGGTCGACGAGGTGCTGGCCGGGGAGGAGCGGACGCTCCAGGGCGCGGTCTCGCGGCCGGGGACCGGACCGGCGGCGGCCGCGCAGCTGAAGGAGGTCGCGGCGGCGCGCAAGGAGTGGCAACGGGCGTCCCGGGTGACGCGGCCGGCCGACTTCCAGCAGGCGTGGGACGCGGCGCTGGGCTTGCTCTCGGTGGACACGGAGAAGGCGCTGCGGGGCGCGTACGGGCTGTCGACGCGGGTTCCGGAGTGGCTGGAGGGGGGCCCGGAGGGGCCGGGTGCGGGCTCCGGGCGCGGGCCTTCGTCGGAATCGGTGTGA
- a CDS encoding S8 family peptidase — MSVVRHTRRRIAGISATAVVALALGAAAALPASAADGGPQGVIENAGAAGSVPGSYIVTLKDSAARSTADSGKAVAKRYGAKIDRTYSAALNGYSVEVSEAQARKLAADPAVQSVVQNRIFTVDATQPSPPSWGLDRIDQRALPLDQSYTYPDKAGEGVTAYIIDTGVRKTHQDFGGRASDGYDAIDNDNTAQDGHGHGTHVAGTVAGGAYGVAKKAKIVGVRVLDNNGSGTTAQVVAGIDWVTRNAVKPAVANMSLGGGADSALDTAVRNSIAAGITYGVAAGNESTDASTKSPARVAEAITVGSTTNTDAKSSFSNYGSILDIFAPGSNITSAWGTGDTATNTISGTSMATPHVVGAAALYLSQNPASTPAQVRDGLVAAATPNVVTSPGTGSPNRLLNVGAGTTPPNPGTRFENTGDYAINDNATVDSPLTVSGISGNAPAALSVSVDIKHTYIGDLKVDLVAPDGTLYNLHNRTGGSADNIVKTVTVNASSEVANGVWKLRVNDNANIDTGKIDSWALQF; from the coding sequence ATGTCCGTTGTGCGTCACACCCGCCGGAGGATCGCCGGCATCAGCGCGACCGCCGTAGTGGCCCTCGCGCTCGGCGCGGCCGCCGCGTTGCCCGCCTCCGCGGCCGACGGCGGCCCCCAGGGCGTCATCGAGAACGCGGGCGCCGCCGGATCCGTCCCCGGCAGCTACATCGTGACCCTGAAGGACTCCGCCGCCCGCTCCACCGCGGACAGCGGCAAGGCCGTCGCCAAGCGGTACGGCGCGAAGATCGACCGGACCTACAGCGCCGCCCTCAACGGCTACTCCGTCGAGGTCTCCGAGGCGCAGGCCAGAAAGCTCGCCGCCGACCCGGCCGTCCAGTCGGTCGTGCAGAACCGGATCTTCACCGTCGACGCCACCCAGCCCAGCCCGCCGTCCTGGGGCCTGGACCGCATCGACCAGCGGGCCCTCCCGCTGGACCAGAGCTACACCTACCCGGACAAGGCCGGTGAGGGCGTCACCGCCTACATCATCGACACCGGTGTCCGTAAGACGCACCAGGACTTCGGCGGCCGGGCCTCCGACGGCTACGACGCGATCGACAACGACAACACCGCCCAGGACGGCCACGGCCACGGCACCCACGTCGCCGGCACCGTCGCGGGCGGCGCGTACGGCGTGGCCAAGAAGGCGAAGATCGTCGGCGTCCGCGTGCTCGACAACAACGGCTCCGGTACGACGGCCCAGGTGGTCGCCGGCATCGACTGGGTGACCCGCAACGCCGTCAAGCCGGCCGTGGCCAACATGTCGCTCGGCGGCGGCGCGGACTCCGCGCTCGACACCGCCGTACGCAACTCCATAGCCGCCGGCATCACCTACGGCGTGGCGGCCGGCAACGAGTCCACCGACGCCTCCACCAAGTCCCCGGCGCGCGTCGCCGAGGCCATCACGGTCGGCTCCACCACCAACACCGACGCGAAGTCCAGCTTCTCCAACTACGGCAGCATCCTGGACATCTTCGCGCCGGGCTCCAACATCACCTCCGCGTGGGGCACCGGGGACACCGCGACGAACACCATCTCGGGCACCTCGATGGCCACCCCGCACGTCGTGGGCGCGGCGGCCCTCTACCTCTCGCAGAACCCGGCGAGCACCCCGGCGCAGGTCCGGGACGGCCTGGTCGCGGCGGCCACGCCGAACGTGGTGACCAGCCCCGGCACCGGTTCCCCCAACCGGCTGCTGAACGTGGGCGCCGGCACCACCCCGCCGAACCCGGGCACCCGCTTCGAGAACACGGGCGACTACGCGATCAACGACAACGCCACCGTCGACTCGCCCCTCACCGTCAGCGGGATCTCCGGCAACGCCCCGGCGGCGCTGAGCGTCTCGGTCGACATCAAGCACACCTACATCGGTGACCTGAAGGTCGACCTCGTCGCCCCCGACGGCACCCTCTACAACCTCCACAACCGCACCGGCGGCAGCGCGGACAACATCGTCAAGACCGTCACGGTCAACGCCTCGTCCGAGGTGGCCAACGGGGTGTGGAAGCTGCGGGTGAACGACAACGCGAACATCGACACCGGAAAGATCGACTCCTGGGCGCTGCAGTTCTGA
- a CDS encoding (deoxy)nucleoside triphosphate pyrophosphohydrolase produces MTERVVVGGALCHDGRLLAARRSAPPELAGRWELPGGKAEPGESVPEALVRELREELGVETEALERIPGEWPLKPGLVLHVWTARLVSGEPAPLEDHDELRWLGPHELDSVDWLDQDRPAVAEAGRRLRAGVDMEAARSHGGAHRGA; encoded by the coding sequence ATGACTGAACGCGTGGTCGTGGGCGGAGCCCTTTGTCATGACGGACGCCTGCTGGCCGCCCGGCGCAGCGCGCCGCCCGAGCTGGCCGGCCGGTGGGAACTCCCGGGCGGGAAGGCCGAGCCGGGCGAGAGCGTGCCCGAGGCGCTCGTGCGCGAACTGCGCGAGGAGCTCGGCGTGGAGACCGAGGCGCTGGAGCGGATCCCGGGCGAGTGGCCGCTGAAGCCGGGCCTGGTCCTGCACGTGTGGACCGCCCGGCTGGTCTCGGGGGAGCCCGCGCCGCTGGAGGACCACGACGAGCTGCGCTGGCTCGGGCCGCACGAACTGGACTCGGTGGACTGGCTCGACCAGGACCGGCCCGCCGTCGCGGAAGCCGGGCGCCGGCTGCGCGCCGGGGTGGACATGGAGGCGGCCCGGTCGCACGGCGGGGCGCACCGGGGCGCGTGA
- a CDS encoding SPOR domain-containing protein yields MSDSGALLPWLVIRQDDNGNRYRVGRYATRAEAEKVIESLEDRGHKQLYWVERIGQGSQTATTN; encoded by the coding sequence ATGAGCGACAGCGGTGCCCTGCTTCCATGGCTGGTCATACGTCAGGACGACAACGGCAACCGCTACCGGGTGGGTCGCTACGCCACCCGGGCCGAGGCCGAGAAGGTCATCGAGAGTCTCGAGGACCGGGGACACAAGCAGCTCTACTGGGTCGAGCGGATCGGGCAGGGCAGCCAGACCGCCACCACGAACTGA
- a CDS encoding serine protease, which translates to MSPVVKGASVAAAAGIAAVCAVAFLKAPGDRPVHPFPTVGVLMAGGEHWCTASVVDSPKGNVVATAAHCVAPAGEDGQPGEVAHDGLAIGELSFAPAFSGEGSGTQPLGAWKVRSIHVDERWTKWGDDTADFAFLTIEPDEDGRSVQEAVGGKGEAPAPDWTSAYEREVTVVGYPESEHNPQNKPVSCTTQTRHDADDPDMLYISCSGFWTGTSGSPWIADRGGTGQPGRLIGVLSGGDTDVDSTAALYDEKAKALYERAAGG; encoded by the coding sequence ATGAGCCCGGTGGTGAAGGGGGCGTCGGTGGCCGCCGCCGCGGGGATCGCGGCGGTGTGCGCCGTCGCATTCCTCAAGGCGCCCGGCGACCGCCCGGTGCACCCCTTCCCCACCGTCGGCGTGCTCATGGCGGGTGGCGAGCACTGGTGCACGGCGAGCGTGGTCGACAGCCCCAAGGGCAACGTCGTCGCGACCGCCGCGCACTGCGTCGCCCCGGCGGGCGAGGACGGACAGCCCGGAGAGGTCGCCCACGACGGCCTCGCCATCGGCGAGCTCTCCTTCGCACCCGCCTTCTCCGGGGAGGGCTCGGGCACCCAGCCCCTCGGGGCGTGGAAGGTCCGCTCGATCCACGTGGACGAACGCTGGACGAAGTGGGGCGACGACACCGCCGACTTCGCCTTCCTCACCATCGAGCCGGACGAGGACGGACGCAGCGTCCAGGAGGCCGTCGGCGGCAAGGGCGAGGCGCCCGCGCCCGACTGGACCTCCGCGTACGAGCGGGAGGTCACCGTCGTCGGCTATCCGGAGTCCGAGCACAACCCGCAGAACAAGCCCGTCTCCTGCACCACCCAGACCCGCCACGACGCGGACGACCCCGACATGCTCTACATCAGCTGCTCGGGCTTCTGGACGGGCACCAGCGGCAGCCCCTGGATCGCCGACCGCGGCGGCACGGGCCAGCCGGGCCGGCTGATCGGGGTGCTCAGCGGCGGCGACACGGACGTGGACTCCACGGCCGCGCTGTACGACGAGAAGGCCAAGGCCCTCTACGAGCGGGCGGCCGGGGGCTGA
- a CDS encoding ATP-binding protein, whose protein sequence is MIGVIDTDGECAEWAFPAEPGAVRTARHAVRGTLRSWGLDSVGDVTVLLVSELVTNSLRYASGPIGVRLVRRNPAAPDLAGGPALLVEVSDPLPDPPRERIAEPDDEGGRGLHLVAVSARRWGTRHGKSGKTVWFELALPGE, encoded by the coding sequence GTGATCGGCGTGATCGACACAGACGGTGAATGTGCCGAGTGGGCCTTCCCCGCCGAGCCCGGTGCCGTCCGCACCGCGCGCCACGCCGTGCGCGGCACCCTCCGCTCCTGGGGCCTGGACTCCGTCGGCGACGTGACCGTCCTGCTGGTCAGCGAGCTGGTCACCAACTCCCTGCGCTACGCCTCCGGCCCCATCGGGGTCCGCCTGGTCCGGCGCAATCCGGCCGCACCGGACCTGGCCGGCGGCCCGGCACTGCTCGTGGAGGTCTCCGATCCGCTTCCGGATCCGCCCCGCGAGCGCATCGCCGAGCCGGACGACGAGGGCGGGCGCGGACTGCACCTCGTCGCCGTCTCCGCGCGGCGCTGGGGAACCCGGCACGGGAAATCGGGGAAGACCGTGTGGTTCGAGTTGGCTCTTCCTGGTGAGTAA